In the genome of Bosea sp. BIWAKO-01, the window CTTGGTGTGGGCGGCCGCGAACTTGCAACCTGTCGCACCGGTGCAGGCAATCAGCCCGGCGCGGAGAACCGAGGTCTCGGCGGAGAGGCCGATCGCCTGAAGGTTGGCGAGGACGTCGTCGACCCTGCCATCCGGCACGCCGGAGATCAGCAGATTCTGCCAGACCGTCAGGCGAATATCGCCATCGCCACATTGCTGCGAGATCGCAGCGAGGACACGCATCTGCGCGGCCGTGAGCCTGCCGACCGGGAGCGCCACGCCGATCCAGTTCAAGCCGGGCTGGGCCTGGACATGGACGCCGATATGGGCGAGGCGGTCATAGACCGGGCGCGGCTTCACGAAGCCCGTCTCGACGCGGATCAGGGTGCGGCCGAGCTTTTCCTCAACCGCGGCGAGGAATTTGTCGAAGCCCCAGGCATCGAGCACATATTTCAACCTGGCTTTGGCGCGATTGGTGCGGTCGCCATTGTCGATGAAGACGCGCACGATCGCCTCGGCCACTGCGACGGCATCGGACGGTGCGACAATGATCCCCGTGTCACGGGCGAGATCGTGGTGGCCGGTGATGCCGCCGAGCGCCAGCCTGTACCAGATGCCCGGCTCGACCGGCCGGCCCGCACAAGAAGCGCCCTCCCCGACCTCGACGGCCTGGAAACCGATATCGTTGGTGTCCTCCAGCGTCGCGATCGAGCCTGCACCGTCGAAGGCGACGTTGAACTTGCGCGGCAGGCCGTAAAGCGAGCGGTCGTTGAGGATGTGATGGTGCCAGGCCCGAGCATGGGGCCGGGTGTCGAGCAGTTCGAGCGGATCGATGCCGGCGGTCGCCGAGCCGGTGACGTTGCGGATATTGTCAGCGCCCGAGCCCTTGGCCGTCAGGCCGAGATCGGCGAGGCCTTCGAGCAGGAGCGGCGCGTTCTCGGCCGAAATCTCGCGAATCTGGAGATTGGCGCGGGTGGTGACGTGGCTGTAGCCACCGCCATAGCGCTCGGCGAGATCGGCGACACCCTCGAGCTGCCAGGCCTTGAGGATACCGTTCGGGATCCGCAGGCGGCACATATAGCTGTTCTGCGCAGGCGCTACGTAAAACAGACCGTGATAGCGCCAGCGGAAGTTGTCCTCCGGTTTGGGATAGGTGCCGGAGGACGCCTGCTCCTTGAAGCGGGCATAGGCATCGAACGGATGCTCCGCCTGTTTCCATTTCTCCTGATCGACCAGCTTGCCTCCGGCCGCGACCGTGCGCGCCTGGGCCTCCCCATGCTCCTTGTCAGGCCCGGACGGCGGCAAAGCACCGCCTTCACCCGCACCGCCGAGCGGGCCGAGCCCACGCGCCGCCCGCGCCGACTGCATGCCGCTCATGAAGCCTTCGAGATAGCGCTTCTGGTCCGGGGTGAAATCGTTGCTCATCGCCGCACCCGACTCACGCCGCCTCGACGAAGCGATGGCGCTCGTAGAGGAATTTCAGCACCGCCTCGCGTGCCGCGATATAGGTGCGGTCCGAAACCAGCTCGAGGCGCTTGCGCGGGCGCTCCAGCCTGACATCCAGGACCTCGCCGATGCGGGCCGAGGGGCCGTTGGTCATCATCACGATGCGGTCGGAGAGCAGCACGGCCTCATCGACGTCATGGGTGATCATGATCATGGTGTTGCCGAGCGCGGCATGGATCTGCATCACCGAATCCTGGAGATGTGCGCGCGTCAGAGCGTCGAGCGCACCAAAGGGCTCGTCGAGCAGCAGGATCTTGGGCTCCATGGCGAGGCCGCGGGCGATGCCGACGCGCTGTTTCATGCCCCCGGAGATCTCAGCTGGACGCTTGTCCCGGGCATGCCCCATCTGGACGAGGTCGAGGTTGTGCATGATCCAGTCATGGCGCTCGCCGCGCGACTTCGAGCGCCCGAAAACCTTGTTCACGGCCAGAGCGACATTGTCGTAGACCGTGAGCCAGGGCAGCAGCGAGTGGTTCTGGAAGACCACCGCCCGCTCTGGACCGGGGTCGTTGACCTCCTTGTTCTCGAGCAGCACTGCGCCCGCGCTGACCGGCGTCAGGCCGGCGATGATGTTGAGCAGGGTCGACTTGCCGCAGCCGGAATGCCCGATGATCGAGACGAACTCGCCCTTGTCGATGACGAGATTGATGTCCTTCAACACCTCGGTCGTCGCCGCTCCGCGGCGGAAGCTTTTGTCGACATGGTCGATCTTCAGATAGGGCGTGCTCATGGCGCGTTGCTCCTCAGTTCACCGCAGTGCCGCGGGTGACGATCGCGCCGATGGAGGCGACCAGCCGGTCGAGGATGAAGCCGACCACGCCGATATAGACGAGCGCCACGATGATGTCGGAGAGGCGCGAGGAGTTCCACGCGTCCCAGATGAAGAAGCCGATGCCGACGCCGCCGGTCAGCATTTCGGCGGCCACGATGGCGAGCCATGACAGGCCGACGCCGATCCGGAGCCCGGTGAAGATGTAGGGCGCGGCGGAGGGCACCATGATCTTGTAGAAGAACTCGATCTGGTTCAGCCGCAGCACCTGCGCGACGTTGCGGTAATCCTGCGGGATGTTTCGGATGCCGACCGCAGTATTAATGATCACCGGCCAGATCGCGGTGATGAAGATCACGAAGATCGCCGAAGGCTGGCTATCGCGGAAGGCTGCGAGCGAGAGCGGCAGCCAGGCCAGTGGCGGCACGGTGCGCAGAACCTGGAAGACGGGATCGAGCCCCCGCATCGCCCAGACCGACTGGCCGATCAGAGCCCCGACCAGCACGCCGACGACGGCTGCCAGACCAAAGCCGATCGCGACACGCTGGAGCGAAACCAGGATGCGCCAGCCGAGGCCGATATCCTGGGTGCCGGCCCAGTAGAACGGCTCGGTGATCAGGTCTTTCGCCTCCTCCCAGATCTTGGTGGGTGGTGGCAGCGAGGATTGTGGCCCCGACGCGGCGATCTGCCAGAACAGCAGGATCAGCGCGACCGTGACGAGCGGTGGCACGAGATTCTGCAGAATCGGCTTGAACCAGGACAGGACACGCTGCGCCACCGGCCTCGCCAGCACAGGCGGCAGGCTCACCACCTCCGCCTTCGCTGCAGGCAGGGCGACGACCTTCGCCTCTGTCGCATTTTTCAAGGCAGCCTGACCCATCTCGTCGCTCCTCTCGATGTCATCCACGATCGTGACGCTCATGCCGCCGCCTCACGGTTCCGGTTGCCGGCGATGCGCCGGATCTCCGGCAGGCAGGACCCGCAATTCGTGCCCGCCCGGAGCTCGCGGCCGATATCCTCGGCCGTGACGGCCGCGCCGCTCTCGAAGGCCGCGCGAATGGCGTTGAGACCAACGCCGAAACAGGCGCAGACGATCGGGCCGGCATCGGCTGCTCCGTCGAGCCTGCGCCCGGACAACAGGGCGAGCCGGTTCTCGGGCGCGTAATCGGGATCGGCGAATGCGAGCTTGACCGTGTCCCAGAGCGGTGCGCGATCGGCCGGGCCAGTGAACAGGGCCGCGATGAGCTTGCCGTCGCGGGTCACGGCGCAGCGATAGATACCAGCCTTGCGGTCGAGCATCTCGACGAGGCCATCCTCCCCAAAGGCGGCGCGGCAGTGGGCCATCAGGTCGTCGGGCGTGGCATCGGTCGCAAACAGCTTGCCCTGCCCGCCCTCGACTGCGACCGCAACCCACCAGCTTCCAGCAGGCAGCGCGACCTGATCGCGCGAGAGCATGAAACCGCGCGCGGCATAGCTGACGGAGGTAATCCGGGAGGGTGTCGCCTTCATTTCAGGCTGGCCGGAATAGGGGTCGCATAGCGGCTGGACGGCCGCACCGGTGCGGGCATGGGACGCCGTCTCGGCGGACCAGTGGATCGGCACGAAGAGCGAGCCTTCCTGGACGCCAGGATCGAGCGAGCTCTTGAGGGTGATAGCTCCGTGGCTGGTCTCGATGCGGGCGAAGCCGCCATCGGCAAGGCCGTAGCGGGCAGCGTCCGCCGGGTTCACGCAGACCGAGGGCTCGGCGATATGCGCGCTGAGCCTGGGGCTGAGCCCCGTGCGGGTCATCGTGTGCCAATGATCGCGGACGCGGCCGGTGTTGAGCAGGAACGGGTAATCCTCGCTGACAGCCGAGGCCAGGGCGGGCGTGGCCAGGGGCTTCAGGCTGGCGCGGCGATCCCTCGTGAAGAAGCCGCCCTCGGTGAAGAGACGTGCCGTGCCGCCTGGAAATTCCACCGGAACCGGCCATTGCACAGGCAGGAGAGCGTCATAGGCGCGCCGATCGAGCGTGGCATGTGCGCCGATGTCGAAATCGCGGCCGCCTTCGTTCTCGAAGGCCGATAGCGCGGCATGCTCGGCATAGATCTCGGACGGGCCGGAATAGGCGAAGGCCTCCGCGAAGCCGAGGCGCCTGGCGACCTCGCAGATGATCCACCAGTCCGGCCTGACCTCTCCTGGCAGCGGCAGGAAGGCCCGTTGGCGCGAGATGCGGCGTTCCGAATTGGTGACGGTGCCGTCCTTCTCACCCCAGGCGGCGGCAGGAAGGATGAAGCTGGGCCCGGCGCGCAGGGTGTCGTTCGAGAGCACGTTCTCGGAGACGATGAGGAGGTCGAGCGTCTTCATCGCCGAGAGAACCTGATCGGCCCGCGGCAGCGACACGGCGGGATTTGTCGCCATGACCCAGAGCGCCTTGATCCGCTTTTCGGCGACCGCATCGAGCATGGCGACCGCCTTCAGCCCCTCGTGGCGAGCCATCTGCGGCGCCTGCCAGAAGCGACGGACGCGGTCGATCTCGGTCGGGGAGTAGCCCATATGGGCAGCCAGCATGTTGGCGAGACCGCCGACCTCGCGCCCGCCCATGGCGTTGGGCTGCCCGGTCAACGAGAACGGACCGCAGCCCGGCCGGCCGATGCGGGCCGTTGCGAGATGGCAATGCAGGATCGCCGCGACCTTGTCGGTGCCCTGCGCCGACTGGTTGACGCCCTGGCTCCAGGCCGTCACGACGGCAGGCGTACTCGCCCAGAGCTCGTAGAAGGCGGCGATCTCCGCAGCCGCGAGGCCGGTGCGGGCAGCGGCGGACGCGAGGTCGGGCGCGATCTCGCGCGCATTCGCCAGTGTCTCGGCGAAACCCGTGGTGTGGCGGGCGAGATAGGTCGTATCGGTCAGGCCGTGATCGACGAGGTGAACGAGCAGCCCTGCGAAGAGCACGCTGTCCGAGCCCGGCTTCAGGGCCAGGACGAGATCGGAATCCTCGGCGGTTGCGGTGACGCGGGGGTCGATGACCACGACCTTCGCGCCGCGCTCGGCCCGGTTCTGCTGAATGCGGCGGAACAGCACCGGATGACACCAGGCCGTGTTCGAGCCGACCAGCACGATCAGGTCGGCGCAATCCAGGTCCTCATAGGAACCCGGCACCGTATCCGAGCCAAAGACTCGGCGCTGGCCGGCAACGGTCGAGGACATGCAAAGCCGCGAATTGGTGTCGACATGCGGCGAACCGATGAAGCCCTTCATCAGCTTGTTGGCGACGTAATAGTCCTCGGTGAGGAGTTGGCCGGAGAGATAGAAGGCGATCGCATCGGGGCCGTGCTCGGCGATGATGCCCTTCAGGCCGGCCGCGACCGCATCCAGCGCGACCTCCCAGGAAACCCGGTCGTAACCGCCTGACGCGTTGCGCCTCAGCGGGTGCAATACGCGTTTGCCCAGACCCAGCGTCTCGCCGAGTGCGGAGCCCTTGGAACAGAGCCTGCCGCGGTTCGCCTGATGGTTCGGGTCTCCAGCGATCGCCGCGCCACCTCTGCCGTCCGGTGTCGCCAGCACGCCGCAACCAACCCCGCAATAGGGGCAGGTGGTGAGGATCGGGCCGGAAGGGCAGAGCGGTGCGTCATGGCGCATGGTCAGGCGGCCTCCCTGACACAATAGGCTTCGCCGAAGGGCAGATCGGCGCGAATCGCTGTGATGTCCTGGCCCGACCGGATCAGGCCGAGATAGAACAGCGCCCCGCTCGTCTCCCCGACGAGGATGCAGCCGGCGAGCCGGCCTTCGCGCAGGACAAACTTGCGGTAGATTCCAGCGGCCCGGTCACGCAGCACGACGATCTCGTCATCCGCGCCGGCTTCAAAATCGCCCGCCGAGAATACGCCGACGCCACTGACCTTGAGATTGGTCGCCAGCAGCGAGCCGGCATAGCTCGCCTCCTTGCCGGTGAGATGCGCCGCCAGCACGCGAGCCTGCTCATAGGCAGGCTCGACCAGCCCGTAGACCTGTCCGCGATGCTCGGCGCATTCGCCGATGGCGAAGATCGAGGCATCGGCGC includes:
- a CDS encoding nitrate reductase; this encodes MRHDAPLCPSGPILTTCPYCGVGCGVLATPDGRGGAAIAGDPNHQANRGRLCSKGSALGETLGLGKRVLHPLRRNASGGYDRVSWEVALDAVAAGLKGIIAEHGPDAIAFYLSGQLLTEDYYVANKLMKGFIGSPHVDTNSRLCMSSTVAGQRRVFGSDTVPGSYEDLDCADLIVLVGSNTAWCHPVLFRRIQQNRAERGAKVVVIDPRVTATAEDSDLVLALKPGSDSVLFAGLLVHLVDHGLTDTTYLARHTTGFAETLANAREIAPDLASAAARTGLAAAEIAAFYELWASTPAVVTAWSQGVNQSAQGTDKVAAILHCHLATARIGRPGCGPFSLTGQPNAMGGREVGGLANMLAAHMGYSPTEIDRVRRFWQAPQMARHEGLKAVAMLDAVAEKRIKALWVMATNPAVSLPRADQVLSAMKTLDLLIVSENVLSNDTLRAGPSFILPAAAWGEKDGTVTNSERRISRQRAFLPLPGEVRPDWWIICEVARRLGFAEAFAYSGPSEIYAEHAALSAFENEGGRDFDIGAHATLDRRAYDALLPVQWPVPVEFPGGTARLFTEGGFFTRDRRASLKPLATPALASAVSEDYPFLLNTGRVRDHWHTMTRTGLSPRLSAHIAEPSVCVNPADAARYGLADGGFARIETSHGAITLKSSLDPGVQEGSLFVPIHWSAETASHARTGAAVQPLCDPYSGQPEMKATPSRITSVSYAARGFMLSRDQVALPAGSWWVAVAVEGGQGKLFATDATPDDLMAHCRAAFGEDGLVEMLDRKAGIYRCAVTRDGKLIAALFTGPADRAPLWDTVKLAFADPDYAPENRLALLSGRRLDGAADAGPIVCACFGVGLNAIRAAFESGAAVTAEDIGRELRAGTNCGSCLPEIRRIAGNRNREAAA
- the ntrB gene encoding nitrate ABC transporter permease, which translates into the protein MGQAALKNATEAKVVALPAAKAEVVSLPPVLARPVAQRVLSWFKPILQNLVPPLVTVALILLFWQIAASGPQSSLPPPTKIWEEAKDLITEPFYWAGTQDIGLGWRILVSLQRVAIGFGLAAVVGVLVGALIGQSVWAMRGLDPVFQVLRTVPPLAWLPLSLAAFRDSQPSAIFVIFITAIWPVIINTAVGIRNIPQDYRNVAQVLRLNQIEFFYKIMVPSAAPYIFTGLRIGVGLSWLAIVAAEMLTGGVGIGFFIWDAWNSSRLSDIIVALVYIGVVGFILDRLVASIGAIVTRGTAVN
- a CDS encoding NirA family protein → MSNDFTPDQKRYLEGFMSGMQSARAARGLGPLGGAGEGGALPPSGPDKEHGEAQARTVAAGGKLVDQEKWKQAEHPFDAYARFKEQASSGTYPKPEDNFRWRYHGLFYVAPAQNSYMCRLRIPNGILKAWQLEGVADLAERYGGGYSHVTTRANLQIREISAENAPLLLEGLADLGLTAKGSGADNIRNVTGSATAGIDPLELLDTRPHARAWHHHILNDRSLYGLPRKFNVAFDGAGSIATLEDTNDIGFQAVEVGEGASCAGRPVEPGIWYRLALGGITGHHDLARDTGIIVAPSDAVAVAEAIVRVFIDNGDRTNRAKARLKYVLDAWGFDKFLAAVEEKLGRTLIRVETGFVKPRPVYDRLAHIGVHVQAQPGLNWIGVALPVGRLTAAQMRVLAAISQQCGDGDIRLTVWQNLLISGVPDGRVDDVLANLQAIGLSAETSVLRAGLIACTGATGCKFAAAHTKEDALAIAEHCDRRLTLETPVNIHLTGCHHSCAQHYIGDLGLIGAKVPINEEGDTVPGYNLLVGGGYGVEGGMARDFQANVRAEDAPALVERILRTWQMHRASPDESFVAFARRHEVAALKELVDATGDDA
- a CDS encoding ABC transporter ATP-binding protein: MSTPYLKIDHVDKSFRRGAATTEVLKDINLVIDKGEFVSIIGHSGCGKSTLLNIIAGLTPVSAGAVLLENKEVNDPGPERAVVFQNHSLLPWLTVYDNVALAVNKVFGRSKSRGERHDWIMHNLDLVQMGHARDKRPAEISGGMKQRVGIARGLAMEPKILLLDEPFGALDALTRAHLQDSVMQIHAALGNTMIMITHDVDEAVLLSDRIVMMTNGPSARIGEVLDVRLERPRKRLELVSDRTYIAAREAVLKFLYERHRFVEAA